A region from the Pirellulales bacterium genome encodes:
- a CDS encoding alginate lyase family protein — MPSFRTTVRISIRLSILLLSPWACVAWSEEPAPSSSATPALDIRQLEHDRILKAADAFLTDAPITVTASQCPRSPGGPHDFYSEADYWWPDPNNPEGPYKARDGMTNPDNFVDHRHAMIRLSIHAGTLTSAYRLTGEKKYADAVIKHLQAWFVDEATRMNPNLEYAQAIKGLSKGRGIGVIDTVHLIEVARSAQILEQAGILKGETLQGVKKWFADYLNWMNTSHNGLDEKKAANNHGTCWVMQAAAFASFTGNEEMLSECRKRFKEILLPNQMAADGSFPKELARTKPYGYSLFNADAMATVCQILSTPQDNLWTYTTSDGRNMHAAVEYLYPYVQDKSKWPKPPDVMYWEFWPVRSPFLLFGGLAFHEPKYLELWKTLEADPTNAEVIRNLPIRHPLLWID, encoded by the coding sequence ATGCCCTCCTTTCGAACGACAGTTCGCATTTCGATTCGATTAAGCATTTTGCTGCTGAGCCCATGGGCCTGTGTCGCTTGGTCTGAAGAGCCGGCGCCTTCCAGCTCCGCGACACCGGCACTTGATATCCGGCAATTGGAGCACGACCGCATTCTGAAAGCCGCCGATGCATTTTTGACTGACGCGCCGATTACGGTCACGGCCTCGCAATGCCCGCGTAGTCCCGGTGGTCCGCACGATTTTTATTCCGAAGCAGATTATTGGTGGCCCGATCCTAATAATCCGGAGGGACCTTATAAAGCCCGTGACGGGATGACTAACCCTGATAATTTTGTGGACCATCGGCACGCGATGATCCGCTTGAGTATTCATGCGGGCACCCTGACCAGCGCCTACCGTTTGACGGGCGAAAAAAAATATGCCGATGCGGTCATCAAGCACTTGCAAGCGTGGTTCGTCGACGAAGCAACCCGGATGAATCCAAATTTGGAATATGCCCAGGCGATTAAAGGTTTAAGCAAAGGCCGCGGCATTGGCGTGATCGACACCGTGCATTTAATCGAAGTGGCCCGCAGTGCGCAAATTCTGGAACAGGCCGGCATTCTCAAGGGAGAGACACTTCAAGGCGTCAAAAAATGGTTTGCCGATTATCTGAACTGGATGAACACTTCGCACAACGGACTGGACGAAAAGAAAGCGGCCAACAATCACGGAACGTGTTGGGTAATGCAAGCTGCCGCCTTTGCCAGCTTCACTGGCAACGAGGAAATGCTGTCCGAATGCCGAAAGCGATTTAAGGAGATATTGTTGCCTAATCAAATGGCGGCCGACGGCAGTTTTCCCAAAGAACTAGCACGCACCAAACCATATGGCTATTCGCTTTTCAACGCCGATGCCATGGCCACGGTTTGCCAAATACTTTCCACACCGCAAGATAATTTGTGGACTTATACCACATCGGACGGCCGTAACATGCATGCCGCTGTGGAATATTTGTATCCGTACGTGCAAGACAAATCGAAATGGCCAAAGCCACCCGACGTTATGTATTGGGAATTCTGGCCGGTACGCTCGCCATTCTTGTTGTTCGGCGGGTTAGCTTTCCACGAGCCCAAATATTTGGAGCTGTGGAAAACACTGGAGGCCGATCCGACAAATGCGGAAGTCATTCGTAATTTGCCGATTCGCCACCCCCTGCTGTGGATCGACTGA
- a CDS encoding alginate lyase family protein, whose amino-acid sequence MKVLRHPFIKQGPLILAIVMGLGLIWPLGRTLAQSASEKHEPAAATLPADSTASPLPRVFLFDAHRLQLKKEKSRAGDSSVVTAVDQLEHDAKRLLSETPPSVVEKDYTPPSGDKHDYMSQAPYFWPDPAQPEGAPYIRRDGERNPEINRLKNHQSMNRMAGNVETLAVAYYFTGNESYADKATQFLRVWFLDSDTRMNPNLQYAQAVPGTNTGRGTGLIESICLARLVDSIGLLHGSKSWTDENQSSLENWYGKFLQWMIDSKNGQNEAAAKNNHGTYYDVQVASYAFFLGKTELAKATLQQVASKRIAVQIEPDGREPLELARTKAWSYSVANLSGLMVLATLGQHVDVDLWNFHTDDGRGIQQAIDFLLPYANGEKKWSYQQLGGWSPAGFTGILRQAVLKYPDERYSAALAKLSKDNTNWHELLR is encoded by the coding sequence ATGAAGGTCCTTCGTCACCCATTTATCAAGCAGGGACCGCTGATTCTAGCGATTGTGATGGGCCTTGGACTGATCTGGCCCTTGGGCAGGACATTGGCTCAGTCTGCTTCAGAAAAGCATGAACCAGCCGCTGCGACATTGCCGGCTGATTCAACGGCATCGCCATTACCCCGGGTGTTCCTATTCGATGCGCACCGACTTCAATTGAAAAAAGAAAAATCCCGAGCCGGTGACTCCAGTGTGGTTACCGCCGTGGACCAACTGGAGCACGACGCAAAACGGCTGTTGAGCGAAACGCCGCCGTCGGTGGTCGAAAAAGATTACACGCCTCCCAGCGGCGACAAGCACGATTACATGAGTCAGGCGCCGTACTTTTGGCCCGATCCCGCCCAGCCGGAAGGCGCACCCTACATTCGCCGCGACGGGGAGCGGAATCCGGAAATCAACAGGTTGAAAAATCATCAGAGCATGAATCGGATGGCTGGTAATGTAGAAACGCTAGCCGTGGCCTATTACTTCACCGGCAATGAATCGTACGCCGATAAAGCCACCCAATTCCTGCGCGTATGGTTTTTGGATTCGGATACCCGGATGAATCCCAATTTGCAATATGCGCAAGCGGTGCCCGGGACGAATACCGGTCGTGGCACGGGATTGATTGAATCGATTTGCTTGGCGCGGCTGGTCGATTCCATCGGCTTGCTGCACGGCTCGAAATCGTGGACCGACGAAAACCAAAGCAGCCTGGAAAATTGGTACGGCAAATTTCTGCAATGGATGATCGACAGTAAAAATGGTCAAAACGAAGCCGCCGCCAAAAACAATCATGGAACGTATTACGATGTGCAAGTGGCCTCGTACGCATTCTTTTTGGGCAAAACGGAGTTGGCGAAAGCGACCTTGCAGCAGGTTGCCTCTAAGCGCATTGCAGTGCAAATTGAGCCCGACGGCCGCGAACCTTTGGAGTTGGCTCGCACCAAAGCTTGGAGCTACAGCGTTGCCAATTTGTCGGGGCTGATGGTTTTGGCCACGTTGGGTCAGCACGTCGATGTGGATTTGTGGAATTTCCACACTGACGATGGCCGCGGCATTCAGCAAGCCATCGATTTTCTGCTCCCCTACGCCAATGGCGAAAAAAAATGGTCGTATCAGCAACTCGGCGGCTGGTCCCCAGCGGGATTCACCGGCATCTTACGACAGGCGGTTCTTAAGTATCCCGACGAGCGCTATTCGGCGGCCTTGGCAAAGCTATCCAAAGACAATACCAATTGGCATGAATTATTGCGATAA